The genomic segment aaaagagagagtccatagtttctgttacatcatcaagttgttctgaggttttggatatgctaaggaatttggatgcatcaggaagataacttaaaaagcagtcttttgtggtagaagtgatggttcttcgatacttgtaacaagaagtagaatttacaattttggctacatgaagtttgcacagaactaaataatgatctgagatatcatcatgTAGATCAGAAACGTCACATCTAGTTTGAACAGTCATAGGTTATAGATGGATAGTatgaaaaataactatatttgcagcattgttgttttctgctgtgttttgttgttactgttCTCGTTACTTCAGGATATTGTGCTGAATGCATGAATAGAGCCCTGCATGGGTCCTGGTCCAACAGCTTGTGTGAATTCTCAGCCCAAGTCCATCTTCCTCATTacacagctattaaaatagttcagttttggtttttaatggcaaagtggttgtacttattttaatttctttattaagataatttagaaatatgtttGGAATATTTTATGTTAGTAAAATTcaagtatttgttttttaaaggaacGACCAAGTGGCAGAGAGTTGAGCATGATTGATCAATTTATCCTTCTCAAACCAACACCAATTGCCTAAAATAAACAGACATGAAACACTTCAtgcatttcacagtattaatttaaacatttttcctAGATAAATGAGCGCTGTCAGGCGTatgtgttggtgcagtggataagacacgtgtctttggtgtgagagacctgggttcgaatccactgtgagacaccaatgtgtccctgaacaAGACACGTAACCCCTTGTtcctccagaggcgtgcgacctctgacatatacagcaagtgtaagttgctttggataaaagggtcagctaaatgaattaatgtaatgTACATCCAGTCATTTGTGCGGACTCGATGCTAAAGTGCGCTTTGCTTCACcagcacgatcacttgcatttattttatttatttttattaacagtgGAAGATTAACAATACGCCAGCATTTTTTCTCATAAAGGTGAGAGTATACATCATTCACAACTGCAAAGAGTCTATTTGGCGCTTCAgcgacatgataaatatatctatagaatgcTCTAAATgactattttaaaatgaaataattctaaaaaataactaaaaataaagaataaagtaaaaatatgtaGCATATGGGCTCAGCGCTGACTCACTACACCACTGATATCAGTTATATAAGTATTCAAGGATAAAATACTCAAgttgcttttaaaatatttatgagtCGAGTCtgaataactataataataaatataataataactaaataactaaCTCGAGTGCCCCTCTCTGCTTCACACACTGTATTTGGAGATGTGAGGCTTCTGCTCATACACTTGTCCATATATCAGATTCTTCAGGGGTTTAAACATGCATTCAGCGGTTTTCTTAGTGAGCCATCATGAACCATTGTCAGTTTGTCCTTCATATTTCAATTCATGGTATCTTAACTTGAGGAATATTCTTCATATATTATAAACATTGTTACTAATAAAGTTCCTGGCAACATGTTCAGTTCCCATGATGCAGCAGTGTTTGTGACGGTAGAAAAAAAGACTTTTTCTAAGACCTAATTAAAGGAGATTTTATTATTCACTGGCTCTTAATGAAATCATCAGAGTCTCCTTTGATTCAAAGCAGATGAAAAAGAGAAGCAGAAAATAgaaaagatatataaatatatattatatctctGAGACTCCATCCGGACTCCAGATCTCTCAGATATCTTCTCTTGCATCCACAGACACTTCTTGCAAAACTGACATATCAGATTCTTCTCTGTGTCCGAGGGAGCACATTTCCTCTTCGATTGCTGCTGCAGTGATTCAAGAGTTTGTTGAGAAAGTCCAGctcctgtttttctgtttttcatcgGTTTGTGATAATAAAagcatttcagtttttattcagaGTTTGACTTCGATTCAAACCCAGAGATGCTGATATAGTTTTAAATCTCCTTAACATTAGTGTGAAACACACGATCATCTGCTTTCATTAGGAGATGCTGGCTTCAGCTGAACCAGGATGggtaaatggaaaatatttaggACATTTGATTTTCAGGATCTGCTGTGAAGTGTCCTCATGTGAAGCTGATGAGCTGGTCAATAAGACGGATTGATGACATTAGCAAAAAGAAAAGTCATTTGACATTCAGAATTAGACTATATTGATAATTCAGTGGATAAACATCTGTTCACACATATACCCCAAGATCTCTTCAGTACTCTACCTAGAAGAATTAACCAGGATACAGGAGTCAATAGACACGGGAAAGAGCTAGCCCACCTTTGTCAAATGTTATGTCTTTATATCCTCAACGGTAGAATCGAAGGAGATCCCTGCAGAATATTTACTtacgtgaccctggaccacaaaaccattctggtttggttcagctatatatatatatatatatatatatatatatatatatggatatattttacatgtattttagttTCGTTTGTTTATGgatgtatattatatgtatttttgttttgtttgtgtttattctGCTATGTACAgtgctttggcaatatgtacctaAGTGTGTCATGctaataaagcaatatgaattgaactgaattgagagacagagagacggtTCTTTGGCGTGTTTCAGCTGGATCTTCTGTCTGCTTCAGTAAACACTGAATCTGCTGGTCAGAAATAAAGCGCAGGACGGTCCCTTACAAGCAGCCAACTGGATCCACAGTGTCCTTAATGATGCTGCCGGATTTTGGCAGTTTTAAACTCTTCACAGTTGGTTTAGAAATTACACTGCcaaactgagtgtgtgtgtgtgtgtgtgtgtttgtgaaatatGTGCTTAGACATTCACATTGGTGATTTCATTTAcacagttaaaggggtcatatgatgttgcttgttatgtatttggtgtaattattTTCCTCCTCTATGCCTTCTGaaacgcattgatttttacaaagctcgttGTTTTGAAAGAGCaagatgtgctgtgattggccagctatttagtgtgttgtgattggccgaatgttTCAAGCGTCTGATGGAAATGCCACACCCCTCAGTATATACTGTAATGGTGTGTCCGGTCAGAACACCTGCgtgacaggacaaaaacaataaagcccattacaaacgaggcatccAGTGGAGacgtaattactgattataatgacttacagtATACTGTCTTCTTACACAATGCATTGCATATCGCGCTGCGCAAACATAAAactctgcatttgtgatcggagaaacaacaagcTCTACACTGCTCAAGACTTGCGTTAGAATCATCGGTGGCAAATCGCttacatatgaaaacatacttacataaGCCAGAAGCACCGGACTCTCCTTTCAAAGAGTGAGGAATTTAATGAGGAACCGCCGGCGGATTTGATGAAGGAGCAAAaggttgtcaaaagacccggtacttcggtaccaagtcagtactaaaaatgtttaaatgtgacggtaccaggtttctttaagtaccggtagtaccgaggtcccgttcaaacccggttcgtgatgcatacagcgctatgatttccgcgaagcagaaaacggaatctcaaaatccagtcgtgaaaatgaaactatgaaaatatggacagtcacggaactTGTCAAAGTTATCATAAATTAATCAGATCatatctccatatggaccagtatctgtaaatgttaagcagcaaaagttgtttgaaatatgagtcctgcatgttctgcgtgtctctgtgtgaatgatcgaatggcagagacgtgcaggtttgtttactacatagactgaagcacgtgacgcttgcattaatgtcagcatctgagcttcagagttctctctccatcaagcgatctgtacttTTCGATTCATGTCAATGTACGCACAgagcacctgtatttgatgctctgtaaactctttgtgacgGCGCACGACTCACCATCGCTTTCTCACacatgaaaagagagagagagcgagagtcttaccacactgaatcgacacgctacatttaaactattctttgttgtcttctcctgtcaaaataattttcatttagagTTAGagtttcatttagaattattcatatttttcgaaCAAGAAGAAGATATGCCGGTTTTtccagtagtgggcggagctaatgcgcatatggcaatttcattggctggcgttCATCTATtaccatccctgttttgatttcagcaaatcagtttgaccgaacgcatacaacgtgattaatattcatgaacccagcagctcatcaatctatagtgcattgtatattgttagtatggtagtagaattagtagcagtaatatcttttaataataattattactattttttttttacagaaaccctcaatgaccaaaaatatcttaagcatcaccaccagtcttaagttcagttaaaatgacatatgcattcattaaaagttcatttttacataaaggcattgtgctactaaatattactattatttagtaaaacacaattgtaaataagtataaagaatggcattggttttatttttagtgataaaaagttttttaattttaattcgcatatttttgttttttgcttttgtaccgaaattggtaccgagaaccgtgcgttttcactggtatcggtaccgaatactgaaattttggtaccatgaCAACACTAGTTGTAACActgcaaagagaaaggaacaattgaaattgcatcatatgacccctctaAACACTTCTGAGTCCAGTAACACAGATATAAACGGTCACACCGGACTGACAATACACACTGCACTGATGGAGTGTGTGACCATACGAGTTCATCGTCAGATCTAATGATATAAAGAGACAATGACAAGTTTATTAGACACTTCTCTTCAGTGCAGGAGCTGTGTTTGAGCTCTTgtactgatctgtgtgtgtgtgtgtgtgtgtgtgtttgtgtgtgtgagagtgtgtgtgtgggtgtgtgtgtgtgtgagagagtgtgtgtgtgtgtgtgtgtgtgtgtgtctcacatgTTTCCTCACAGAGTCGTTCTTTGATTCGCGGCGCTGACAGCATCTCTAACGACTATCTGGAACATTTAATATTCTGTTTCAAACTAATTCTGCTCATAAGTCAGTCCTATTGGACTCCCATCACATTTCCGACATCTGTGATATTATATAAATGAGCCTCAAGAATTAATCAGGCCAGTGGTAGAAAGTCAGTCATCTCTAGTACTGaagtcatgtttatttattcagatgCTTGGCACTACTGTAAATCTGTCGTCTGCAGATCTAAGAACACAGTGCTCTTTATGGCATCATGAGTTTAGGATCACAAACCATTATATTCCTGAAGACGGCTCTTAACGGGACTGTGATGGACGGACGCTGTATTTGAGGAGTCCTCAGTGTGTTTGAGCTGCTCATGGGTCATCTACTCGAtgcgtttctctctctgtgtgtctaacAGTAGTTTCATGTTAGGATATTTGATTTATGAACTGATTTACATTTTTAGTCAGTTATTAGTACCagcatacactcacctaaaggattattaggaacaccatactaatactgtgtttgtcCCCCTtttgccttaattctacgtggcattgattcaacaaggtgctgaaagcattctttagaaatgttggcccatattgataagACACTGCATCctgcagtcgtggcctaatggttagagagtcggactcccaatcgaagggttgtgggttcaagtctcgggccggcaggaattgtgggtggggggagttcatctacagttctctctccaccttcaataccacgactgaggtgcccttgagcaaggcatcgaacccccaactgctccccgggcgccgcagcataaatgatgaacactgctccgggtgtgtgttcacagtgtgtgtgtgtgtgttcactgctctgtgtgtgtgcacttcagatgggttaaaagCAGTGCACAAATTctcagtatgggtcaccatacttggctgaattcaACAAGGTGAATTTACACCCTATTTAcaccattctgacattcagtttggagttcaggagattgtcttgaccaggactacactcctaaatgcatttaagcaaccgccatgtgattggttgattacataattgcattaatgagaaattgaacaggtgttcctaataatcctttgagtgtatattttaaaagtaaatcttGTTCCTGCTGATGTATTTATATTCAGCACAATATGTATCTGAattcactgcaaacacacacacacacacacacacacacacacacacacactgtctgcagCAGTGGCCATATGATGAATTGTGGGTCAGGTAAAGTCTCCAGTGACCTTCAAGCTCTCTGTGTTCTATttagagaggtgtgtgtgtgtgtgtgtgtgtgtgtgtgtgtgtggacgagAGGTTTGTTATAATCTCTTCTGTGGTCTACAGTAACAGGTCTGCAGCAGGGCAGATGTCAAACTTTAAACTCCATTAGAGAAACACAAACTGACAGCCGCAAGATTTCAAACGCTGATATTTGACTGTGAGTGTTTACACACTCCTGAGCCGCTCGCTTTGTACAGACACAAAGGTCTGATTACCATCACACAgcctgagagtgtgtgtgtgtgtgtgtgtgtgtgtgtccttgtccTCTGGGTTTGTTTTCTTGAAGCAAACAGTTTAGATTGAAAATAAACAACTAACCCATGAGCAAATAACCCTCACTAAACGAATGTTCCCCAGCACTGCAGTGATGACATCTTTAGATCCCTAATATTTCATTATCGAATTGAAATCAAAACAACATCTCAATGAGTGAAAAGAGCCGCATGTAATGTTCTCGGAGATTCACATGTTTGTGCATCCAGTCCCATAATGCATCTGTCAGAGCGGCGGTGACCTTCGAGTGTTTCTCTCCGCAGCTCGTGTTCGCTGGTGTTTAGTGACACGTTTGCTTGTAATCAAATGATGTCGTGCTGGTCAGATATTGAATCAGAGCAGAGGACGGATCTGAATACAGCAGCGCTGACCTCTGCCCGAATCCTCACAGTAAACTCTGCAATGTGCTCTTGTGTGCGGCTcgactggacacacacacacacacacacacacacacacacatgctcacatatatacacacacacacacacacacacactcacagacacacactctctcacacacacacacacgtgcacacatacacacacacacacatacacacacacacacactgataacaCTGAACACACTGTTTTATCTCATCCCCTGCTGCccacatttgaacatttattGAACGTATCTCTGCTGACCAAAGCTAAAGTCTGAAGAGGGTCTTAACTGCTTTAAGAGAATCAGGTTAAGGAGGTTATTCTGACACGTAGATCAACTTTACCAGCAAGAACCGCTGATTTTCAGTTTCTTACAATCACTAGCAAACATTTCTTAACACTTAGGTCTCTCTAAACTGAAACACTTCATACAGTCTCACATCAACTCATTCTTCATCAAACCAGCAAAGGTTTCCACACAACAAATACACTCTACAAGCAGAAGACAATCAGCTAAAAACAATCAAGATCACACACTTCTGTAAATCTCTTTATGAAGCAGGAATGTTCAGATTGTCTCAGGTTTATTCCTCAGGTTTGTAGAAATCAGAATAATGTTGAAAGACTAATCCAGCAGTTTTAAGAGTAGTTCATTTCTAGATTTGTAAAGGTCTTCACTGTGGTATTACTGtagaaactgatttctgtctggtTGAGTTTAGTGTTGGACTGGAGTTGATCAGGTTTGTGAAGAACATGTAAACGTGTAAAGTGAGTTTTGGAGTGAGAAAGAGTTGATGTCAACTGAAAGATGATTTCACTGAATGTATTCTGTGTCAAAGTGATGAGAAATGATCCAGTGTTTATCCACACAGAAGCTGCTCGAAGAGTTTTAATAAATCTGAGCTGAGTGTTGAGAAACAGAGATTGAGGAAAGCTGGTCACCAGCTGCTCTCAGCTCACACTTTATTGTTTTTCACTGGTGTATTTGGGTTTTATTGTCCTTCTTACATTCACTTTGACCTTCTCATCTTCTGCTGTGGTCTAGACTTGCTCCTCATGTTAACTCTTTCAGGCTGGTCACTCCAGAGATAATCATCTGTTTAGACTGATGGTGATGACACCGGTGAATGATCAcattaaccctcacacactaaccctcacacactaaccctcacacactaaccctcacacactaatccttacacactaaccctcacacactaatcctcacacactaaccctcacacactaatcctcacacactaaccctcacacactaatccttacacactaaccctcacacactaaccctcacacactaaccctcacacactaatccttacacactaaccctcacacactaaccctcacacactaaccctcacacactaatccttacacactaaccctcacacactaatcctcacacactaaccctcacacactaatcctcacacactaaccctcacacactaaccctcacacactaaccctcacacactaaccctcacacactaatccttacacactaaccctcacacactaaccctcacacactaaccctcacacactaatccttacacactaaccctcacacactaatcctcacacactaaccctcacacactaatcctcacacactaaccctcacacactaatcctcacacactaaccctcacacactaatcctcacacactaaccctcacacactaaccctcacacactaaccctcacacactaaccctcacacactagtcctcacacactaaccctcacttCTACACTATCTACACCgtctcacacactaaccctcacacactaaccctcacacactaaccctcactNNNNNNNNNNNNNNNNNNNNNNNNNNNNNNNNNNNNNNNNNNNNNNNNNNNNNNNNNNNNNNNNNNNNNNNNNNNNNNNNNNNNNNNNNNNNNNNNNNNNNNNNNNNNNNNNNNNNNNNNNNNNNNNNNNNNNNNNNNNNNNNNNNNNNNNNNNNNNNNNNNNNNNNNNNNNNNNNNNNNNNNNNNNNNNNNNNNNNNNNNNNNNNNNNNNNNNNNNNNNNNNNNNNNNNNNNNNNNNNNNNNNNNNNNNNNNNNNNNNNNNNNNNNNNNNNNNNNNNNNNNNNNNNNNNNNNNNNNNNNNNNNNNNNNNNNNNNNNNNNNNNNNNNNNNNNNNNNNNNNNNNNNNNNNNNNNNNNNNNNNNNNNNNNNNNNNNNNNNNNNNNNNNNNNNNNNNNNNNNNNNNNNNNNNNNNNNNNNNNNNNNNNNNNNNNNNNNNNNNNNNNNNNNNNNNNNNNNNNNNNNNNNNNNNNNNNNNNNNNNNNNNNNNNNNNNNNNNNNNNGAGAGACATTGGCATCATTCATACACATATTTACTCTCTCTTTATCAGGAGTTTCCTCTGGCTCTGGTCAGGACTCCTGACTGTTTCTGCGGCTATGCCACTGCTCGCTTCACTCTTCATGAGCCGGTGAAAGAGGAGCTCTGTGCTGTGGAAAACAGCAGTCTGCCTATCCAGAGTTCCCATCAGCACTTCCTCCAGGTTTATCAGACACCTGTTCAAGGTAAGGCTGTGGAAACCTCACTGGTCTTAATAATTACTTCTGTGCTCACATTTCCCCACACGGGCAGTTTATTCTTCTCACACAGAGCTCAGCACCCGAGATGCATGCTTGAATTAAACAGGGCGCCTGCTCCTTCAATTCCAAGATTTTTTCTTTTGGAAGTCATGAAAGAATATAAAAGTGAACTTTCTTGGTGTACCTGGCAATGCTAAATTTTCTATCAACACATAATAGCCCAAGGGCATCCACATATGTAAAGTACTCATATACCTGAGACGGAGACTGCTTGAAAAATAATAAGCAAGACTGAAAGTATATATCTTTAACAGCTTGTTGTCCTTGTGGGTGGATCTGGTAGCTAACTGAAGAGTGTTTCTACTGAGTGCTTTTGTCACATAATTTGTAAGGGGAATTAATGgatgaatcagcattttagattgctgctcaagaagcatttcatactattattattgtgctgctttaaaataaactttagaCATTCTTTCCATAACATCAGGATCCTTCAAGAAGCCTATGCAGAGCTGTAGGTGCTACACACAGCTTGAAAAGCACagcataataaaaaatacaatgttaAAGTAGTCCTTAAAAGAATTGTATTTCTAAAGATTGGACTCTAGTTTTATAATGTGCCATAAAACACTGCCTGGCTCAAAATAGCAGGTTGTTACATGGCAACTTACctttttaagtgaaaataaatattatacatttatttctggcCAGATTCCAGATGCACAGAGAAGAAGTTCCTACCTGAGAAGTCAAGCTCACTTGTGGCTTTGTCCAGTTTTCCTGGTGCAGGAAACACCTGGGTCAGGCATCTGATCGAGCTTGCCACAGGCTTCTACACAGGCAGTTACTACTTTGACGGCACGCTCTACAATAGAGGTAACAGTATCACCACTCTACCAGTGATCATAAATATTAACGTTTTTAAAGCTTGCAAGCATCGTCACAAATCAAGCCTCTGAAAAATGTTATTGCACTGACATTGGATGTAATCATAATTTCTATCTTTTTGCACATAAACAGGTTGATGTCTTTAATGGAAAGTGGGCATTTAACCAAAATTCAATCTGCTACCACAATTTCATGGGATTATTTGCTTTACTAAGCACAAACTGCATAAAATTCCATTATTAAATTGCCATTATCATTAGGACTGGCTTAGGactactttactttttttttaaagaagtttggACTGATCTAAACAGTAACTAAGTTTAGTGAGTTTTTGGAATGATTTctcaacatttttcatatttttcttcaGCTCCTTCCATGCAGCTATTTGAGACCGCTTAATAAAATGCATTGGGCACAGCTGACCTTCTCTTTTCTTTCAAATGCCAAACTTTATTGaggatatatttttttctatcatTAAAGAACTTGACTTGCCTTGAAAGTCACTGTGCCTTTTCAAATCCATCACAGAACCTGACACATTTGCCTGAGGGGGGCCGTGGAGCCCATGCCTGGACTAACACCGTTTTTGATGCAGTTTTTGGAACATATGTGTTTGGATTGAGAGGCGGCACTGAGCGGTCGCCACATGCAGTTGTCTGTATAATCAAATCCTTTTCTCCTCCCAACTGTGCAGGCTTCAAGGGTGAGAAAGATTATTGGAAGAGTGGAAGAACCATCTGTGTGAAGACCCATGAGAGCGGCCAGCGGGATATCGAGGTGTATGACTCAGCAATACTGTTGATAAGAAACCCCTACCGCTCGCTCATGGCTGAGTTCAACCGCAAGTGCGCCGGGCATCTTGGTTACGCTTCTGATCAGCACTGGAAGAGCAAAGGTATTACGAGTACAGTATAAGTTTAGCTCTATTTCGTTTAGTCCAAGAAACACATACTATGCATGTGTcagtgtcttttttattattcatacactgataatttttattaaaattatacattttaatttaataatttattttatgttatttatgtgtttttttaaaactatttagcttatatttttgtttcagttgtagttttagctcatatttagttttcatttcttttcagtTAGTCTGTCTATCAATCTGTTTATCTATGGTAATGGGATTATTTACGTAACATATAGTGCAAATCCTTTACGTAATGTTTCTTACCGTCCTACTTTCTCCTCCCTCTAGAGTGGCCAGAATTTGTGGGTAGTTATGCCTCGTGGTGGGCTTCGCACGTATTGGACTGGCTGCGTTATGGAAAGAACCTTCTGGTGGTGCATTATGAGGAGCTGCAGGAGTCACTGGTGCCCACGTTACGATCCATCACTTCCTTCCTCAATACCAGTGTCAGCGAAGATCGGCTCCTCTGTGCTGAGTGCAACAAGGATGGCCACTTCAAGCGCTCAGGTGCACGACG from the Carassius gibelio isolate Cgi1373 ecotype wild population from Czech Republic chromosome A15, carGib1.2-hapl.c, whole genome shotgun sequence genome contains:
- the LOC128028810 gene encoding WSC domain-containing protein 1-like; protein product: MLHDEGRSSNTHWRFQKRSLIDACVEICCGFDPSEIREEAPQTTGGFLKNFTKAFTRESNLQEREFPLALVRTPDCFCGYATARFTLHEPVKEELCAVENSSLPIQSSHQHFLQVYQTPVQDSRCTEKKFLPEKSSSLVALSSFPGAGNTWVRHLIELATGFYTGSYYFDGTLYNRGFKGEKDYWKSGRTICVKTHESGQRDIEVYDSAILLIRNPYRSLMAEFNRKCAGHLGYASDQHWKSKEWPEFVGSYASWWASHVLDWLRYGKNLLVVHYEELQESLVPTLRSITSFLNTSVSEDRLLCAECNKDGHFKRSGARRPSFDPFTLDMKRLIDGYISTVDQALRASNLSSLPKEYLPR